accgcacacagcaacgaagacccaacacagccaaaaaataataattaattaattaaagaaagaaagaaagaaaacatcaacaTAAGAGGAATTGTAACAATCTTACCTGGGCTCCGCTTATTCAGCGTCTGATAGAGGCAGGCGGGCGGGTGGCCACAAGCCGACGTCGCCAAGTGTCAAGGGGAGACCCTGGGGTTTCTGCAGGAAGCGTGGACTTTGGTCCCTGCAGGTCCTGCTCTGGTGGAGAGCCCGGTTCCAGGAGGCCGGAGGGGAGCTGGTTTCCAACAGCGGGGCACGGGGCTTAGCTGCAAGGCAAGGCGGTCGTGTTGAGGACAGAGGGACGCAGAGCAGGTGGGGACAGCCCCCCGCCTCCCTGGGGCTGCACAGGTGCGAACAGGGCAGACACTCGGATTTTCCTCTGTGAGTGGTACTCTGGTCTGGCCCAGACACAACCCTGTGAGTCACAGCCGAACAGTGAGTCTGTATGACCAcaggagggcagttctgagcagTCGGCAAGGACCTCAAACCTCCCTTAGGGTcacttgttatggcagccctcgGAAAGAAGCACCCCACCGCAGAGGTGCTCTAAGGCCCCTTGGGGTCCCTGGGGCGTCTCCAGGATGAGATCAGCGGGTTCTCCACGGGAGTGCATGAGCGCCCCTCAAGAACATGAGTGCCCCTCCGGGGGTCAAGGAGGTCAGCCCCACACCGTGGGTGGCTGGGCGAGGAAGGACAGCGTGGGTGCAGGGCTGGCCCAGGTATCTGCAAGTGTCATCTACGTCtgggatggggagaaggaagggaaggtacACATGTTAAGCCTGGGAGGCCACGGAACAGGTGAACAAGCAGAAGGCAGCCACGTGCACGGCAACACGTTGCCAGGCCAGGCCGGCGGGACAGACGCGCGCCTTCTCCCGCCTGCGCACCACCTGTCTACCCTTCCACACGCCCTAACCAAGCGGCAGACGCCCCTTGAGAGGCTGGAAGTGCCTGCCCGGGTCCCAATCCCACAGCTTCGGAACTTCTCAGAGCCTGTTTTCTGTCCTGCGAAACAGAAGACACATAAGACCCTGCGTGACGCGGGCCTCCCTCCTCACGTCTCTCCGCGGTTCCTCGCAGActccccaccacctccaccttGTCTCCAGGCCCACAACTGGCAGACAGCGCCAGGCTGCACGTGGCACCTGGGCCTCTGAAGGCAGGCCTCCTGCACAGCCATGGCAGCGCCTGGCGGCTCTCCGGGGCCTGGCAGTGTGTCCTCGCCCCCCCCCAGAGACTGACCCCTGAACTCCTGAAACGTCCACATCAAAAGGGACCAGACACCCAGGCATGGCTGGCTCTTGGTGGCACCGAGGACTCCAAAGGATactgaaggaggtgagggtgcCCGGGTCACAGACCAGGCTGCAGCAGCGGGCACATGCAACGCCCTCTGTGATTACACTTCCCACGCCGCCTGTCTGAACCCCTGGGAATTCCGGAACGCCCAGCGGTGTCCTTTCTCCCACAAATGAGCTTTCTGGAGGCCTGGGGCCAACTCCTAAAGCACGGTGTCCTCTGCCAGGCCGGCCGAGCCCCTGGCCGCCACTCTGGCCTGTCAGCCGGTTCCGGGCCGCTGCTCGTCAAACCTACCGTTGCGGGTTTGCGCAGGAGGCGGGGCGGGTGTAACACGCTGGGGCAGGGTTCTCCGAGGCGGGGCTCGGCGCACGCTCCCACCCCAGCGTGGACTGAGCCCAGCTCGGCTTCCGCCCAGCCCTGACCTCCGCCCTTCAGTCCACGTCGAGTGGGCGCGCCAGGCCCCGGGGTCGGCGTGACTCGCAGTGCGTGCCAGGCAAGTCCCGTGGGTTGGACACGCAGCCACGCGCTCCCTCCCCCGCGGCCCGCGCACCTGTCCTGGGCGTGGCCCGATGCCCCGCCCCGCGGCCCCGCCTCGCCCCGGCCGCGCCGCGCGCTGGTTGGCCGAGGCGGCGCGCTGTGCTAATGACCTGACCCTCCCGGCACCTGTGGGCCGCGCTGCCCGCGGGCGCCGGCGTACGCACAGTGCGACCCGCGCCAGGGCACCATGCCGCGCTCCTTCCTGGTGAAGACGCACTCCAGCCACAGGGTCCCCAACTACGGGCAGCTGGAGAGGCAGAGAGGTAGGGGCTGCGggctcccctgccctgcccagggctCGACTCCCGCGGGGCAGGAGGGGCGAGAACCCCGGGAACGGGAACACCTGTcccaggtgggaggaggggcccGAGACCACGAGGCTGGAGGTAGAAAGGTGGCCCGCGGGCGTCTTACCCACTTCAGGGACCCCAGCCTCGCGTCGGGCAGATTGGGTGGGGATTTTCTCTCCACGTAGAGAAGTTTCCAGGCCCCCAGTCACTCTGGGGCTCTCCCGCTATGGCCCGGCATGCCCATCCCAGCAAAGGGGACCCCAGGGCCATCTTCCTCGTGCAGGAGGTTTGAGAGAGCCCCACGGATATTGCAGAGACGAAGTGAGCCCAGGCTGTTCTCCAAGAGCACCCAGAACATCCTGGATTGGGTGGTGAGCAGAGAGGCCAGGAGGAGTGACCCAGAGGCCCTGTGGTGCCAGGGCCCAGCTCGCACAGCGTTCCGCTGTGCCCCCTCCAATGCCTCCTCACCCCTCCTGGGGTTTCCTTCCCTCCCGCCTCCCTCACCCCAGAGGAGGTTGCCCAGGGCAGGCTGGGCTGAGGGGCTGCAGTTCTTACCCAGGTGGGGAGACAGGTGTCCAGGAACCAGGACCGTGCACTCATTCCCACTCCCTGTCAGGGTCAGGGACACGCAGAGGTCCCACGGCAAAGGCCTCTCTCGAGTGGTCAGAGGCGCCCCCAGCTCCACAGCTTCTTGGGGGGGACACCCTCTGGGGGATGGCTCAGTGACTTAGAGGGGGACAGGGGAGAGACACTGCGGAGACCAGGGCACACGGTCGGTGCCCGTCCAGAGCCCTGTAGCCCTCTCAGGACTGGGAGCGGGGAGGGACTCCAGGCTGGTGGGTCCCCGGGGCTGGGCTGCCACCAGGGGGCACCTTCTAGGACCGGGATCCTCAACTCCACATTTTGAAATCCAGTTAATGAGTCACCACcagtaattttataaaataaaaaagaacagaagccATCAGAGTACGGTGCTCGCGGTAAAGGAAACCTTTGTTTCAGATATACATGTATGATAGAACATGTAATTCACACGGGTCGTGGCATTAAACGTTTAAAAACTATTGTTTAGACTCCAGTCACGCAGCGTACCCCTTTGAGCGTGCAAATCCTGGCAGCCGAGCATGGCCCGGTGACTGTCAGGGAACAGCCTCAGGGCCATCAGTGGTCTGCTCTCCCCTCCTTGTAGCACCAGCTTTCTGAGGGCCAAATGGCCACGGTGATCCTCTTTCTGCCAGGCAGTTACCCCAAGATAGACCCGAGATGCTGGATTTGGGGTCCCCCACTCGTCACTTTTAAATAAGTGCCTTTTTAGGCCTCCCCAGGGAACCCCTGAAGCCAGAAAGGAACTTAAGTCTCTTCTCCCAGGAATCTGAGCTgcagaatgaattaaaaaatctaGCTAACCCAGGGGATATGGGGAAGCATTTCAAGTTATTAGCAGAAGCACACGGTCAGCAGCACCCGGCATATGGCTgtctctcccctgccctcccgcTGGAGTCGGCACTGGCCCCCTAGACAGGGTTAGGCTCCGAGGTGATGCCTGGGGTCAGGGTAGTGGCTGAGCCGCAAAGCCTTAAGGTGACTTTTTTCCCATACGAGGGCCCCTACTGGAGCTTGTTTGTGGAGTGGGGGGCCCTAGACTCTCCGGGGACCCCAGCGCTGTCTCCGGAAGTTCCTTGGACTTCATCTCTTAGCTGGTCACTCTCCAGCCGCCATCTCTAGGAGGACAGAAGCCTGGCGAGCTGATTTTATAACTGGGAAGACTGGAGTGGAAGACGGTGAGGTCAGGAGAGTGTGGAGCGTGGGAGCTTCCCCATTCCTCTGCATCCTCGTCAACACTTGTAATTTGCCTCTTTTTAATTCTAGCCATCCTGGTGGGtatgatgtgatacctcattatggCTTTAATCTGCAtctccctgatggctaatgatgttgaacatcttttcctgtgcttatggGCTGTgtatacatcttctttggagaaacgtctattcagattctttgcccatttaaaaagtggactatttgtctttttattgttgagttgcaagggttctttatatattctggacaccaatccaattccttatcagatacctaatttgcaaacatttcccccattctgtgggttgtctttctcAACCCAAAGCCTTGGTGTGGACATAGAAATGGGGCCAGAGATTTATTTCAACACATATGAAATAAGAAATCGGTTCAGGGCTGGAGATTTGGTCTTTGGGGAAATGCAGAACTTCACTCTTACTTGCTAACATGTTTACTTTGGGGGCTTCTGCTGTCTGGGTCAAGCATGAGGCGTGGTAGCCCACACATACGGGAGCAACAGCCTGAGGGCAGGCCGAGCCAGGAGGCAGTGGACACCACCGAAAACGGTCCCTCCTGAGCTGGGAGCGTTTGCAGGAGGCTGTGCGCACCCACGCCATGGTGGGCGAGGGGTGATCGGGAGGTGACCGGAGGCTGATGAGTTATTTAACACGCGGCGGCTGCTGCCAAGAGTTGTGAATTAAAGCTGCGTGGGAGTCCGCAGGATGCAGCTCCGAGCTGGCCCTGCGGCGGGTGGGGCTCAGAGAGAGGGCGGCTAGGGACCCTTCCTTGGCCCCTGAGGGCTGCTCTGGGATCCTGTGAGATGCTTCTCTTCCCTTGTTTGTAAAGAGGAACTGAGATTCCTGCTCGGACGCTGTGGTCTCCGGCTGCAGCCGCCACTTCCGCAGCCCACGCCTCTGTCTTGTCAGACCTTCTTCCCCTTCCCGCGGGGCTATGGATGGCCTAGTAGTGGGATTCGGCCAGGAATGCGGGATGGTGAACTCTGCAGCGCTGGGACTCAGGCTTCACCGTGCATTGTCTCCCCTTCCCGCTTCTAGAAACCAGTGGCGCCTGTTCTGCCTGCGGGGGGCTGGTGGTGCCCCTTGTCCTCCCAGACAAGGCGGCCCCGTCCACGCCTGGCGACCCTCCCCGGCCCTGGGACTTCACCTCCGTCGTCGCCCAcgtctccctgcccctccccaccttcctgtgTAACGAGGAAGCTCGGGGGGCCTCGGGGCCAGACCCCCTGGAAGTCAGCCTGGCAGACCCTCGGGCTGGCCGGGCCCCCGGCGCACCTCTCAGAGACAGCCTGAACCACCTCAACCTGCCCCCGCTGCTGGCTCTGCCCACACGCTGGCCCCCGATCCTGGGCGCAGATGGGGCCCAGGCTCCGGGCCACCTGCCAGGGGCCGAGCGGGCCCCCCACACCCCAGCGGGCTTCCGCACGCCGGCCGCACTGGCCAGGCACCAGCAGCTGCATTGCCACCTGCAGGCTCAACGCTGCTTCACCTGCAAGTTCTGTGACAAGGAGTATGGCAGCCTGGGCGCCCTCAAGATGCACATCCGCACACACACGCTGCCCTGCCTCTGCGCCATGTGCGGCAAGGCCTTCTCCAGGCCCTGGCTGCTCCAGGGCCACATCCGGACCCACACAGGCAGGTGCCGGGGCCCCTGAGGGGTctggctggggggcagggtggggtctGGGCCTCAAAGGAGGGGAGGGGTTGGGTTCATAAACAAGAGGGTGGATGGGCACACACGGCTTCTTTTTCCTGGTGTCCTGAGGCTGCGGCACAAAGAGCCACACCCCGGGGGGCTCAAAACATCAGAAATGCTCTCGCACAGTCTagagccagaagtctgaaatcaaggtgtcacggGGCCAGGCTCCCTCCAGATCTGGAGAGGGGGATCCTTCCCACTTCTGCCAGCTCCTGGGGCCCCAGGTGTTCCTTGTGGCCATGtcattccagtctctgcctctgtcctcacacGGCCTCTcccctgtgtctgtgtccagatttccctctagttataaggacaccagtcacattgggtTCAGGGCCCGCATGCTCCGGTACGACTTAAATTgaacttgatcacatctgcaaggACTCTCTTTCCAAATCAGGTCATACTCACAGGTAACCAGGTTTAGGGCACGGATGTATCtttctggggggacacaattcaactcataccACCTGGCAAAGCGCAGGATGCACAGGGCTTCCGCGGGGCCTGACTTCTCAAACAGCCCGTGGCCTTCCTGAGTTCTGGAGCagcgggggaggaggggagccagAAAGGCCTGGCTTGGGGGTGAGGACCCCAGGGCTCACACAGCCTGTCTGACGGGCTGGGATTTACCCAGGAGCAATCCCGTCCCTGGGTGAGagggtggtcacagagcacaggcGATGCAGGAGAGAGCAGTTGCGGACAGGAAGCAGGGACAGGAGGGCGGATACGGGGAAGGGAGCTCGCGGTCTTTCATTCTGTAGATTACAAACCACGGCCCAGAAAGAGCGCCAGGGCCGGCTCTGCCCAAGGGCAGCCAGGGGCTGAGCTGGACCCCACCCCAGGTCTTCCTCTTGAGTCCAGGACTTTGTCAAGCACGCGGTGAAAGGGAGACAGGAACAGGCCGGGGACTTACAACAAACAGTCTCTGGAACTGGACCCTCCCTCACCCTCAGTCACGGCTCTGTGACTCACACGAAAGAAGGGTTTTGCAGAGCCTTTTTCCAGGCTGGAAATCCACCTGGTTTTCCCCGACCGCTGGCTGAGGATGTCCCCTGAGCGCCCCATCACACAGCCGGGGCTcagtgccctggtctgggagcgcAGGGTCAGGCGGCCAGGACGCAATGCTCTGGGCCCCGCAGGACTACAGGCTGCTGCCTCCCAGGGCCCCTGGGGCTGCAGGACTCTCCACGCAGGCAGAGCTGAACAGATGACTCTCACTGACCCTTTCTTTTACACTTGGGGGGTCAGCCTGGAGGGCAAGGTCCCAACAGAAGGACTTTGTCCAAATCCCTGGTCGCCCTGATTGGAGGTGGCCTGGAGGACACGGGAATCCTCATTGGTCCTGAGCGCCTGCCCTTGTACAGCCGCCTTCACGGTTCCCACCGTGGCTTTCGGGGGGTGGGTACAGCTGCCAGGAGGCCTGCAGCGCCTCTCCCGTCCAGGGCTGGTGACAGAGGGCCCCAGGGGAGCTCCAGAAGAAGCAAAGAGCCATCTAGCCAAGATCGGTGTTTTAGCTGCTGCGGTCTTGCCCAGGTTATCAAGCACATGACCCCCTCGGTGGAGGGCAGGTGCTAAGGCCCCCGTCACTGACCCCGAGGGAGCGGGCAACGGAGACGAAGGCGTTAGCCTCACTGTGAGGGCTGAGGAGCCTCTGGGTGGGGGACGGCTTATGCATCTGCGAGCCTGGGGCCACCCTCCACAGGGCTGTTCTGGCCGCTGCAGCCGGTCGCTCAcctgtctccctcccctcccccaggtgagAAGCCCTACACCTGCCCTCACTGCAGCAGGGCCTTCGCCGACCGCTCCAACTTGCGGGCCCACCTGCAGACGCACTCGGACACCAAGAAGTACCAGTGCAAGCGCTGCGCCAAGACCTTCTCCCGCGTGGCGCTCCTGGCGCGGCACGAGGAGTCCGGCTGCTGCGCCCCCTGAGGGGCGGAGGGGCCGAGGAGCGGGGCGTCCTGGGAGGGCGTCGCCCTTCCCTGCCCCCGTGAGGGACTTTCGTCCGGCCGAGAGCCTCCTCCATGCTGTTTGCAGCGAGCTCTGGTTCCGGTTCTGCTCCTCCCAGTGACAGCCGGTCGGGAGCGGGGCGTCAGCACGGAAGAGCCCCGCGTTAGGCTGACGGCGGGGCTGCCCTGGATGCCGTCCACTCCAGACCGGCAGCTTGACTTGGGCCGAGCACATCCGTGTGGGCCACCTGCGTGGGCCGAGCTACCTGGAGGCTCCCCTCCACCCGCCTTTGATGGCATCCGGGCCAAGCTGTCTCACGTCACACGTGCACAGGCGCACACACGCGGCACGCACACACGCTCCCCTCCTCGCTAGGCCGTCCTGAAGATGGAGCAGCGAGGGAGGCCCCGCGGCGGGTGGATCTGGGGCAATAAAGAGCCCGCACTCCTGCTGCAATGTCCTCTGAGGCTCACCCGGTCCCCTGGGTCCGCGGAGGAGGCCGAGCTCGGACAAACTCTGCTGAGGCAGCAGGGCCCCTGGATAACGGGACCCTTGTGGCCAGAGAGGGGGAAGCCGAGGGGGAAGGGCCTCGAGCTGTGCGGTCCTCACCGGGTGGGAGCACCAGGTGAGCAGGGCGCCTTCCCTTGGAAGGAAGGGAGCGGACGTGGGGCCAGCGCAGCGAGGGCCAGCGACGGGGTGAGGGTGCGAGAGGGGGACCGAGGCCGCGTGTCTGTGGCAGGCGTGCATCCCCCCCAAAGTCTAATTTAGAGGGGAGTCCCTCCTGCACCTGCAGCCTCTCTACTGAACACCACAGACGCGTCGCCACCGCAGCCGCCTCCCCGAGGCACCAAGCCCTCCACCCAGCGCCCCGGCCTCCCTCCTGCACGCCCTCTCCTGAGGCTGTAGCACTTCCAACCCAGCAAGCAGCCGATCTCTGACCCCACCCGAGACACACACCTTCCCAAACCGACTCAGATGCCGAGACCCCGCTTTCTTCTCATAGGtggcctcccctcacccccaggccCCGGGCCGTCACGCGCTGGGCTGGTCCTGCCACTTGGCAGCGTGTCTGAGCCGCCTGCACCAGCGCCTGGAGGGTGGCATTTAGGAAGGAGGACGGAGGCCTGAGTCTGACGGAGGCTGGCCGAGTCCTTGATGCACGAGGGGACACCTGCTCCTCTCTGCAGGAGGCCTGGCCCCAGCCAGGGGACGGGGCTCGGCACCTTGGTCCTGCTCCCGGGACGGCGCCACACGGCCCTGAGCCACCAGACCTGCTGACCTCCTCGCCGTGTGACAGGATGCTGGGGGCGCTCATCAGGCCCACACAGCTCCCAGCTCCGCAGCCCCATCCCTGGGTCCCCACCCGTAGATCCCTCCTGATGCTGAAGTCAGGGGCTGAAGGTCCCTGGGTGGCTGGTTTGATAACGGCAATCAGAGGGGGCCTGGGGACATCCCAGAGGAAACCTGACCTtgacactgggcttccctggatCAAGGGCGACCCTGATGAAACTGACCACCCAGGAGAGCCCCTGCTCTAGCCTAAACCAGACTGATACGTCTGCCCATAGAACAGAGAACCTCTCCAAGGAAGCCATGCTTGCACTCCCAGTCCCACTGCCTCCCCCCAAGAGGGATCAGCCTCCCCCGAGGGACACATGGCGGGACCAGGAGGCTTAGCTAACGTGTCAGTTTGCTGGGGCGGCCGTGACAAACCCACAGAGCGGGGGCCTCAGACCACAGAGACAGACTCCCCCACAGCCccggaggccagaagtccgagACCGAGGTGCCGGCTGGGCTGGTCCCTGCCGGGCCGAGGGAGAATCTGCCCCAGGCCTCTCCCAGCTGCTGCATTTGCTGGTGCCTCTGATGTTCTGTGGCTCACGGAAGCATCACCCCCATCTCTGCTTCCGTCTTCacgtgtgcgtgtctgtgtctgtgtccaaatttcccctttttataagggcaccagtcgtACCGGGTGAGGACCCACCCTGATGATCTCATCTTGACAACATccgcaaagaccctgtttccaaataaggccgCGTTCTGAGGCACtcgggggttaggacttcaatatacgAATGGGGGACACCATTCACCCTGTTAACAGCTGATGAGAGCACACAGTTTGCTTAGAGAAGCCTGGCGGGTCCCTGCTTGGACTTATGGAGAGGAGAGTGGAATGCTGTTCCCCCCAGGCCACAAAGGATCAAGGGGGCAGTGATTCCACGACCGACTTACTAGAAACGCTTCCTCCAAACGCACTGTGACCCACCCGGACGGCCCTTCTCGCGTGTGCAGGTGCCTGACCCCTCCTCCTCTCCGCTACGCTGGTCAGGGGCCCGCAGCGGGTGAGAACaggcctctgccctccagggACGTCCCTCCACTGTCTCCCGAATGCCCGGGCCTCTGCTGAGCAGGGTGGGCAGCCCGGGGCTGGGGAGCCTCTCCTCACCCCTGGCAAAGGCCAAGCTCCAACCGTGCTCGTGTTTGTGCCCATCTCACTggatggctttttatttttaatggcatCCAGATGCCTGAAGGAAGCTATATTGTAAATTGTGTTCTATTTCTGAGCACCAATATCTAAATGAAGCGAGGCACCTGttggggatggaggaagggaattTCACAGGCCTAAATAAAGTCCATGTTTGCCCTTCTGTGCCGGCCCATGGAAAATGCTCTTATATTTATATCTGGGCTGGCGGAGGGCAGGGGTGGCAGAGGGTGGGTTGGCAGGCGGGGTGAAGAGAGTCCCGGGCACCTGCCAGGGAGTCGACGTGGAGTGAATGGGGAAGATGTTCCTCTCCGAGGAGGGCGGCTGCAGTCAGCACGCCTCGTCCCCGCCATGGGGCCATGTCCCCACCGGCCATTCAGGCCTCACTGTTTCCCACTCTCCGTTCCTCATTGCTCGTGATTTTGCCTGACCAGCAGCATTGACCCGAGACGCTCACTTAAGATTTGGGTTTTTGGAGCCCTCTCCCAACACCCACAGATGGGAATCAGGAAGGGGTCCAACCGTCCCTCACACCGTCCCGGGTGAGGAGTGCACAGACACCTGTATCCTCGCAGGACTGCTACctgggtcccccccccccccaactacAGGCTTTCTCTACCCAAATTTTACGCATCACATTTCCACTTTTCTCCTTAAAGAAGGCCTTTTGGCCACACAGCTTCAGGCACGTTGTTGGTACCTCTCTCCAGGGAAGGAGCCCGGGCCGGGGGACAGGAGCCCCAGGACCTGAGGAGTTGGAGGCAGGTGTTTCAGAGGCAGCCCGGCTAAGTCTGGGCAAAAGCAGGAGCCTAAGAAATCACCAGGATTCTGGACAAGAGGAGAATCTTGGAACGAGCCGAGGGAGGGGCGGCATCTGCACCACATGAAAATCGCTCCCAGGAGGCGCGTGACGGGCGGCGGACAGAAAACCACCGGGCACTGCCTTCCGACTGGGACGCGAGCGCCTGGCCCCGTGGCTCAGGTCCCGGAACAGGTGTGAGAGGGACACCCAGCCTCTCGGGGGCCCAGCTCCCCGCCCCGCTCCCCGCGGAGAGACCTCTCTCCTGAAGCCCCAGGCGCGCTAAGGTTATGGCTTCCCTTCCAGAAACCCAGAGGCTTCTATAAATACCGTGTTGGGGGTTCTCTGGGAGTTCTAAATCAGTCCGCTGGCTACTATCTACACTCAGCGAGCCCGCTCCTGGCCTCCCCCTGGTGGCTAAGTATAGCTCCCTGGCAAAGTTCAGTGGAACAGAAGTTTCCAGCCGCCATCACCTCGCGGACGGCGGAGGGTTCCAGGGAGAGCGCCCTGGCTGCCAAGACTCAGAGGCGCAGGGAGAGGCTGGAACTGATGTGGGGCGTGGAGGCCCCCGCTCCCCAAGCCGGGGTCTGCGGGAGTCTGCCGCAAACACGGAGCCTCCACCAGATGCAGCAGTGAGGCGCTCTGGCTCGATTCCACCGTGAAGCCTTGGATTCCGCTTCTGAGCGAAGGGAAGTGGGCTACCCTCTGTTCCCAATTCAGGAGGGGCCTGGGAGACACAGCAGCGAAAGAAGACACTTCGCGCACCAAAAATAAACTATGATCGCTAACTCTAGGGAGACCCTCGACCTTTAACCTCTCCTAGACTCTACGTCCATTTCTTGACCACCAAGTTCTGGCTCCAGGAAACCTCTCCTCCCAGCTGACCACCCCCCAGCCCAAGCCGAGCTGCCCAAGAGGTGGTCTGGCAGCTGCCCAGGCTGTCCTCAGGTGCCAGCAGAGCGCTGGGGAGAGCTGAAGGACAGGAGGGCAGAAGGTGTGAGGGCGGCGCTCCCACCAGGGTCCGTCCTGCTGGGTGAGCGCGGGCCATGCTTGGGTATCACGCGGAATAGAGACCGTCCTCCCAGGCGTCAGTCAGTGCTCCCCACCGCCCAGGGTTTCACAGCCAGCTCGGCCCCTCACGGCTGCTTTTGTCCCCTGTAAGGATCGCCGGTAACTGGTCCTCAGGAAGAGGCGGAATCACCTCGGTCTCGCTCCCAGCTCGAACACCTGCCCCCTTTCCTTGCCCCGGGAACAGGCCTGGGGCCCAGGACACAAGTGACGCCTGTACTTCTGCAGGGAAGGCAGGTATGGCGTCGCAGGGGCTCTCTGCGAATGCTGCAGCGTGACCTCTGACACGCAGCTGCTCTGAACCGGCCAGAAAGAGACTGAGGACAGTCGGGGTGACCCTGCTGGGCATCGGGGAGGTGTGGCCCGCCGTCGCAGTGGCTCCGGTCACCCCAGGGGtcgtctccctcctcctccagcagAGCAGTTCTCACAGGTGGCCTGCAGACCCGTCCAGGGGGCCGCGCTAAGGGAGACTCGTTACGTCCCTCACAGCCTCGATGGTGCAAAAGCAGGGGGCTGCACCGCTGGCAGCCCTGCACACACCGAGGCACCAAAGTTCACCACCACACACTCACGCGAAGCAGTGCGGCTTCAGGACGCCCTGCATCCTGCGTCCTGGTCCCTGTGATGTTCTGAGTGGAGAGGGGGGGAGTGTGCGGGGCCCTCCACTGCCACTGGAGGGGGACCTGCCGGGTGAGGTGTGCAGGGTCGCCTCGACCACAGTCCTCGCAGACGGCTTCTCAGAAAAGGACCAGTGAGCCTGCCACTTCAGGGAGGACGGACTGTATTTACTGCCAATGATAGCACTTGCGCTTTCAAGAGAAAATGGCAATTTTGGGAACGTCTGTCTTCCATAAAAGCTTGGCAATTTCCCAATgttaaagacttttctgatgaggaaGTGAGTTTTTCATACTATAAAATGAAAcatgtcagggacttccctggtggcacagtggttaagaatccgcctgccagtgcaggggacacgggttcgagccctggtccgggaagatcccacatgccgcagagcaactaagcccgtgcaccacaactactgagcctgcgctctagagcccgcgagccacaactactgaagcccacgtgcctagaacccgtgctccgcaacaagagaagccactgcaatgagaagcccgggcaccacaacgaagagtagcccccgctcgccacaactagagaaagcccgtgtgcagcaacaaagacccaacgcagccaaaaataaataaataaatttataaaaaaaaaaaaaaaaagaaaagaaaagaaacgtcAGCATTTGGAAGCTCTGTGTAGTCAGTGaagcaatattttccaaatgaccgaCGCGGACGTCACAAAGCCCCGCCTGGACCAAAGACGCAAAGCACCAGACAGAGCAGGGAAGCCAGCGGAGCAGAGTGCGGAAGCTCGCTGCCGGGCGCCAGGCTCACAGCACACCTGGCAGAGTTCCGGTGCTCTCAAACAAGAGCCACATCGTCCGAAAGCGCTTCCAGCGCGTGCCCGCCGCACGGCGAGGCTTCCTTCCCACACGTCAGCCAAAGCGTCACGAGGAGGAGGCTGAGAGGACAGCCTGGCCACAGACGTCCACGGGGCCGCAC
This region of Balaenoptera acutorostrata chromosome 19, mBalAcu1.1, whole genome shotgun sequence genomic DNA includes:
- the SNAI3 gene encoding zinc finger protein SNAI3 produces the protein MPRSFLVKTHSSHRVPNYGQLERQRETSGACSACGGLVVPLVLPDKAAPSTPGDPPRPWDFTSVVAHVSLPLPTFLCNEEARGASGPDPLEVSLADPRAGRAPGAPLRDSLNHLNLPPLLALPTRWPPILGADGAQAPGHLPGAERAPHTPAGFRTPAALARHQQLHCHLQAQRCFTCKFCDKEYGSLGALKMHIRTHTLPCLCAMCGKAFSRPWLLQGHIRTHTGEKPYTCPHCSRAFADRSNLRAHLQTHSDTKKYQCKRCAKTFSRVALLARHEESGCCAP